The DNA sequence cctcccgcgcgatcgcgtctaccacgcgatcgcgtcaccctggattttggcaatactgagttttgaacagagagttgtgcgaccgcgaggctgcactcgcaccaCTAGCACAAattgagtcacgcgatcgcgtgccccacgcgtccgcgtcacccaaccttatcgcgcaccacgtgaccgcgtcacccacgcgaccgcgtcgccagcgtcgcacaacctatccagattagtgccaattttcttatcttctcttttctaatcctaatttcttccttctctctcctttctcactttctttttcttcttctcattcttttttccctctcattttattttacttcatttatttgcatatttcattcattgcattattctcattggtgttggagttttatttaGATATGCCTTAATttatttgagcagatggctattCTGAGgagagatttgacaattgacatttattCATGGCTCTcttatacatttggattacattattttcatccctattttaacttgcacacccagTGTTTGTGAAAAAAGCTTTTATGacattttaaatcttattttattttactctttcacttgcatgcctctttttcacaacacttgtgctctacatgtatttgggattatcattcacaattgtcatcattacacatgctctttaattcagcacatttattacttgatgcttgagctatgcttctcatgcctattatttgcatgttttaatcCCCTTGCAtcttattattttgaattgcccctttttgatctttattgttgtctttcctacatgttgtagctaccatgtagttgggctatcatctttcctttggcattccttatcacttgaaatttcctcccttccagtcttagttttctatattttacactcttccttttttcttcttccttaggcatgggtaccaagaaagaaaaagagaaggccactgacaagacactagcaaggaaaggaaccaagagatctccaactaaggcacctccatctacaagcgtcagttggagcaacccgtccacctgcacatctcagcatgcaccgaggacggtgcaatctttaagtgtggggaggtcgataccgatctccatgggttagttatctcctgactcaacaccaaaatttttattttatttgtttgttcattgttgcatttgcatgtttgattgcatatttgtttgattttttgcatattttaccacttggttgaagtaatattttctttttcaagaaaatttttagagaatttcactaatttgaataaaatttaatgttacacttgtttgaagagatattatactggaacatggtttagagctcgaacatacaaaacctgtgagattttgagcctatttaaattggttgcattttatcaaccataattttgttttagtgtgtatttttctctctaaaattgtgatctttgtcttgcttaattctatatttccataatttgatgtatacatgcacttatatgattgaggcctttatttcactgagcttacatacccatatggccttacctttcattatcccttgcaaaccaattttgagcctattgtaccccctttgttctttttatttagcacatcattaactctaagcggaaaacaataatgtccttaatttgaatccttaattagcttagactagtgagagtgcttatgatttaagtgtgggaaaagtgggtttggaaacatttggtttgagaattgagtatgttagaattttctgaaaatgtgaaagaatgttgagaatatgttcatgcattcaatactttaatcatatgcattgagaaaaacaaaagaaaaaaataatataaaaaaaaagaaaaataaaggagaaaaagaaaagaaaaagagcaaataataaaaggggacaaaatgccccaaagtaagtggtgaaagcaatgcatatgtactgtacttgaaattagaatgcatgaatatgtggaaaacatggttaatggatggttagatgttgtattatgattacatggattgtctaaagttaggtggaaagtttaagttaattaaggattcagattttagtccacttggccaaatacaatcctaccttgaccctaaccccattacaacccttaaaaagacctcttgatatgtgtatctgtgcattaaatttttgttgattggtagaagaagagcaagccttagaaagcaaggttagtagagaattgagagatcgaacctaaaacacttgagtgattagagtgtatacactaccagtaaaggttcgatgctcaattccttgttccctgctttcataagctattttcttcttgcaagtctatttgtacttcatttttatgatttgaattagtgaaatccagttcatatttgttcttgaaagatttgtttatttttaaccaagtaggtagaaacatcttagcatgtagttgcatttcatactttcctcttcatctttatagcttctcttgagcttagcatgaggacatgctagtgtttaagtgtggggaggttgataaaccactattttatggttcatcttgtgctcaattgagtggtttttatctactctttacccacttattcatactatttgcatggttttacatttaccttcataattatgtgctttgattgaaaacatgcttctttggacttatatttgcttattactaatcctctcttattaccattacatgccttgatatgtgtgttaagtgatttcagagattacaaggcagggatggcttggaggatggaaaggaagcatgcgaaagtggaaggaatacaaaaagttggagaaattgctaagctgtccagcttgacctcttcgcactcaaacggctataactttagctacagaggtccaaatgatgcggttctagttgcgttggaaagctaacgtccggggcttcgatttgatatataatatgatatagtttccctgacgctagatgacgcgaccgcgtgatccatgcggccgcatcgcaagtgacagaaatcagcgcaaatgaattcgcaaccagcgaattctggactgtttttgacccagtttgcggcccaaaaaacacagattagaggctataaagtgggagaatacatccattcaaaAGAAGGCTcacataattcacttctcatgatttagattagttttgagagaggttctctcccctctcttaggatttaggacttctcttagttttaggagtgactctcaatcccaggttctttatttttatataatttatgaactcttccatgttacatataagtttcttaattaatgttatttgaggtatttcaattcatgactgctttcctttatttacatgattactgtttcccatctgaagacatctttattccaatagatttacttttccccttttggttttggttaagaaatcagtaactcaggagttatccaacttaacagcataattgttaattgttatcttgccaattgagttgaacttcaataatcccaatcttttcttaggaattaactaggatttgaagattaactaattagtcacttgaccttcctctgctttaagtaagggttaactaagtgaaattaagattcaattttcattatcattgataaggataacttggtctagaatttcaatttctaataccttgccaagagtttatgtttattgttattattttattttacttgtcacttaactaactttttaccttgatccaaaacctccaatttacaaactcataaccaataataagaacatacttccctgcaattccttgagaagacgacccgaggtttaaatactcggttatcaatttaaaaggggtttgttacttgtgacaaccaaaacgtttgcacgaagggatttttgtcggtttagagactatatctacaacgcgactatttttatgacattctttactggcaaaaatcctaacgtcaatgctCATGCTTCAAAACGAAAAACATGTGTCGACACGGATAACCTTTTCGCAACTAAAATTTTCAAGGACAGTGAAGCCTATTCACCACCCTATCGTACAGTACCATTAGTTGCCTAACTGGAATGCCGTATTCTTCAACTATGTACACTATATTCATGGACCGTCGAACCTTTGCGACAAAGTTAACTACACCGATACCTTCGATTTCCTTCCTCACGTCCAAAAATAACTCTTGTGTGTAAACAGTGGCAACAAACCGCTCAAGTATGTCCAAGCAAGTCGTGATCACTGGGTTGCCGTGAATGAACTTGAAGTGGGCCTCTAACTCATTATTCTGATACTCTCGTACCATCAACTCAACATTTTGCACCAGCTTAAGAACACTGTGCTTTGAATTAAGAAACTTTTTGACATTCGCATTAATCCCTTCACATCGAGAAGTTGTGCAGAATCCGGCACAGCATTTGTCTTTTAATTATGCATCTGCCCACATTCTTCGCTTATCATAAGTTTCCTTCGCCCAAAAACTATCATGAAGTCGATATTCTTCAGCACCTACATCCCACCCTGCCTCAAACTCTTCTATCTCCATATTCGAGTATATCCACCTAGTGAAAAGTTGTCTTAACCCTTCATCCTTCACATTCGAAGTCACGTTCTTCTCCATATGCCATGAACACAACCTATGTGTGGCCTTCAAAAACACTGCCTTGATTGCTGCCTTCATTGAGTCACACCCGTCTGTCACTATCACTGATGGCTTTTTGTTGCACATTACCTccaacaaaatttcaagcaaccatgtgTATGACCCAATGCTTTCATCCAACACCAAACCAAACCCAAATATGGTTGTTTGCTTATGATTGTTCGACCCATGAAAGATTACCAAAGGTCTCCAGTATTTGGTTTTCTTGTAATTCGAATCGAACGAAAGCACATCACCAAAGTGTTGGTAAttaatgcgtgagcatctttcctatcttttcctagtgaatttgcatttaaattgctgagtttaatcaagaattaattatcttttagccactatggatgctactttgagtcttgtgcaattctgtttattttaggtagcatttggatggatttgatggagtttctgcagagaaagagaagaaaccaaggagctgaccagcaAGGAGCGACGCGTGTGCAtacctgacgcgaacgcgtgaaaaACAAAGTTGCACAGAGATGCGTGCGCgtaactgacgcgtacacgtgacacgcAAAGAAgatcagtgacgcgtacgcgtgactgacacatacgcgtgacatgcaccacATGCAGAAttcgcagaaaatgctgggggcgatttcaggccgagtttcgacccagttttcggctcagaaacacagactagagccaggggatagcagagactcaagggagattcacacaagaatgattatgcccactccaagttaggtgtggaccctacgaagcaagtggtccccatccatcaattgaagacatgctgattgctttaattaattctgatttaaactttattttttatttaaaataggaaaagatattattttagttttagaagatagattttaaattaattaggattagatataaaagggaattggaaTTATTCCATAGGGGATTCCATTCCAGACtaccaaaatatattttatcagaatccttattttctctttgaaccatgagcaactaaacctccactattaaggttaggagctctgtctattgtatgcattgattttattgcttttctattttaattcatgtattgatttatgtttcaagaattgttttcgttctttattttatgaaattgggtggaacggaagtatgaaccatgttctaattgagttcttgtataacttggaaaagctctttacttgaacaacagcttgaaaatagaTTCtcctaatttttaattatctggatttaacgggatacatgacatataatcctcttatatttgggtaattaggatttttgtggcatataaactagaattaagcttcacattctaattggaattaattgaccaaggaattggcggttgatgaattttagaggagactagaaaggtctaaggaattagggtctagtcacatatagtttgccatgaattaaatcttgcatgattaaaatagttagtaagaaaaattaatccggaaaatagataactctgaaaccttaactgtttctccataccttattcccaacttaattacttgcctttcttcaatattcttcatattgtttaatgtctttgaactctcaacactattttctgtttgcctaactaagtaaattaatcaaccattgttgcttaatccattaatcctcgtgggatcgaccctcactcacctgaggtattacttggtatgacccggtgcacttgccggttagtttgtgggttataaattccgcaccaagtttttggcgccgttgccggggattgatactGATTAACAACTaccagttgtttgattgcttagattaggcgtttttaattttaattttatttaaattttgctttattattttcgaaaaaaataaaaaaataatataaataaataaatagcactaatatttttccttaatttctgaaattaagtttggtgtcccctagttatttttatttcaatttttcctatttatttttcttgttaatttcgaATTTTTCTGTCCTAATTTTACctacaaattttgaaatttatttatttattctatttagtatttttattttatttcttttacacaggttacctcactgggaattctctgcactctgatgtagagattcccatcttttcttgttttctgtttgtttatgcacaggaacagagacaaggaacctctcttagactttgatcctgaaccagaAAAGACTTTCAGGCAacgtttgcaacaagcaagactttacaaggctgcagaatccactatggatcctaataatgctgttaatgccaatgtggcaaatccgaatggggatgagCAAAAatggagagtgcttggctcttactctgctcctactgcagatcttgatggaaaaagcattgtggtgcctcctatagctgcgaacaactttgagcaaaagccacaattggtcaccctggggtaacaaaattgccagtatcatggtcttccccacgaagacccaaatcaatttatttctaatttt is a window from the Arachis hypogaea cultivar Tifrunner chromosome 17, arahy.Tifrunner.gnm2.J5K5, whole genome shotgun sequence genome containing:
- the LOC112763150 gene encoding protein FAR1-RELATED SEQUENCE 8-like, whose protein sequence is MCNKKPSVIVTDGCDSMKAAIKAVFLKATHRLCSWHMEKNVTSNVKDEGLRQLFTRWIYSNMEIEEFEAGWDVGAEEYRLHDSFWAKETYDKRRIVLKLVQNVELMVREYQNNELEAHFKFIHGNPVITTCLDILERFVATVYTQELFLDVRKEIEGIGVVNFVAKVRRSMNIVYIVEEYGIPVRQLMVLYDRVVNRLHCP